The Streptomyces sp. R28 region CCTACGTCACGCCCGTCGTCGCAGCAGCCGCAGCAGCTCTGCGTTGGAGTCGCGCCGCGCCCACGCGATCAGGGCGAACGGCACGATCAGGATGAGCGGTGTCGCGGCGTACTGCCCGTCGAAGGCGGCGATCTGGACGACGAAGGCGCCCACCATCAGTCCGATGAACGCCATGGCCGCGACCGACTGCAGCACCGGGATCAACAGCGCGACGGCTCCGGCGAGTTCGAGGGCACCGATGGTGTACATGCCCGCGCTTCCCCAGCCGAGCTCGTCGAACATGTCTGCCGCGGAGGAGTGCGCGACCAGCTTGGGCACGGCGCTCGCGATGCCCATGAAGAGCGCGAGCAGCACCTGCAGGCCGCGCAGGGCGATACGGGCCCGGCGGCCGCGGGCGGTCGTGGACTCGGCGACCGGGGTCCCGGCGGAGGCGGACGTGACGGGGACGGAGCTCTCGGACATGGGGTTCTCCTGTGTGAAGCGGTGGTCCGTGGTGCTGTCACAGAGGTAGACCGGGGGACGCCGCGGAACTCATCGCCGTAGGAACCGGATTACCGACGGAATCTCACCCACTCCCGCCGAACGCCAGCCACCCGTGCCCGATGTACCAGTGACCGCCCGCCCGCAGGTGGTCCCCGACGGCACGCTCCACCACCGTGCGGCGCGGCAGGCTCTCGACCGGCAACTCCGGGTCGCCGAAGACGAATTGGACGGGCTCGGTGTCGGCCGGCTCGGTGTCCTCGCGGGCGACGCTGAAGCGCTCCTGGAACCGGACGATGTTGGCGTCCCCGGGAAGGTACTTCCTGAGCTGCGGGTCCAGCAGCCAGGAGTGGCAGGTCGCTGTCCGGTACCGCTCGTCGGGAAAGTGGCGGGCGAAGAACTCCCGGGCCAGAGCCAGGGACCGGTCGACGGCGGCCGGGGACAGCGGCCCTTGGAAGTCGGGGATGTGCAGGGTGAGGCAGCGCGAGTGCGGACCCGCGTCGAGCCCGGCCGCCGCGAGCCGCGTCCCCGTCCGCTGCCCGAGCCGCGCCCGCTCGAACTGCAAGCGCCCCAGCTGGTACAGCTCGCCGCGGAAGTGATGGGTGAGCCACCAGGGAGCCTGCACGCCTACCCGGCCGTACCGCCTGCGGTACACGGCCATGTTCCGCCCGAGGTCGGCGAGGGTGCGCCGGGACACGTCGGCCGGGATGCCGCGCTCGCGGTGGTACGCGCGGGTGTACGGCAGCGCGGCGACGAAGACGTACACCGGGAAGCAGCGCTGCAGGGCGCCGGAGGCCCAGTCGAGGTCGGGCAGGTCGACCGGGCGGCCGACCTCACCCATCCCCTCGACGAGCTCGCCGACGGACCGCTCCAGGATCTGCCGCAGCTCGGGGTCGTCCGTCACCCGCCGGCGCATGCGTACGAGGCCGTTGACGTCCTCGTGGGGTACGCCGAGGTCGAGCAGCACTTCGGCCAGTTCATCGGTGTGCGGCAGCACGAGGCCCCCTGCGAGGAGTACGAGGAGTACGTTTCAAGGAGGAGTCGTGATCCCGATGCGTACGGGCAGTGAGCCGACGACGGCGCGCAGTGCACTGCGGGCCCGCTTCTGGCTGTGCGTGTGGGGCCTTGTCTGGGCGATCTTCGGTACCGCCGCGTTCTCGCTCGCGGGCCGTCCCGGCTGGGCGGCGGCCTGCGGGGTGCTGTGGCTGGTGGTCACGGTCGACATGGCCATGGTCCTCAGGCACATCCGCCAGGGCCCGCACTACCAGCCGGGCCGCGACATCCCGCCGTACCGCCCGCCCGAGAACCGCTCCTACCGGCCGCGCCCGCCGGACGACAACCGCCACCCCTAGTCGCACCGGCGGATCCGCCGCCCCCGGTCGCCGCTCACGCGTCGAACCGTGCTGCCTTGAGGTAATCCGGGTTCGGATCGAGCGCGGCCGCCAGCCGGAAGTGGCGTTTGGCCTGGTCGGGCCGCCCCTGGCGTTCGTAGGTGCGAGCGAGCGCGAAGTGCGCGAACGCGTTGTCCGGCTCGCGCTCCAGGACGATGGTGAACTCCAGCTCGGCGGGCCGCAGTTGCGCGGCGGCGAAGAAGGCACGCGCACGCAGCAGCCGGGCGGCGGTGTTCTCCGGGTGCACGGCGATGACCCCGTCGAGCAGCTTCACCGCGCCCCGCGGGTCCCGCGCGGCGAGCAGCTGCTCGGCGGCACGGAAGTCGATGACATGCGTCTCCGGAGTACGTCCGGTCGAACCGCTGGTCTCGGGCACGGCAAAGTCCTTCCCTCACTGGAGGAGTTCAACGCGCGATGGACGTGCCCCTATTCCTGCGACGACCGGCGCTACCGGTCCCCCTGGGCCCCGTGGGCCCGGCGCACGAGTTCGGCCCAGACGTCCTTCACCCGCCGCTGAAGCTCTTCCAGCGGTACGTCGTTGTCGATCACGATGTCCGCGATCTCCCGGCGCTTCTCACGCGTCGACTGCGCGGCCATCCGCGCGCGTGCGTCCTCCTCGGTCATGCCGCGCAGCCTGACGAGCCGGTCGAGCTGGGTCTCGGGGCCGGCGTCGACGACGACCACGACGTCGTACAGCGGCGCCAGGCCGTTCTCCGTGAGGAGCGGAACGTCATGGATGACGACGGCGTCCTCGGCGGCGGCCTCTTCGAGCTCGCGGGAGCGGGCACCGACGAGGGGGTGCACGATCGAGTTCAGTACGGCGAGCCTGTCGGGGTCGGCGAAGACGATCGAGCCCAGCTTGGGCCGGTCCAGGCTGCCGTCCTCGGTGAGCACGTCCTCACCGAACGCCTCCACGACGGCGGCGAGGCCGGGTGTGCCGGGCGCGACGACCTCGCGCGCGATGCGGTCCGCGTCGATCAGCACGGCCCCGCACTCGACGAGCAGCCGCGACACCTCGCTCTTACCGGCTCCGATGCCCCCGGTCAGGCCCACCTTCAGCATGACGGGAAGCTTAGGCCCTGCCACCGACAACGCACCCGGCAGGACCAGCGGCCGCGGCCCTGGGGCCTGTCCGACCGCCCCTAGTTGTCGCCCTCCCGCTCCGCCAGGAACCGCTCGAACTCCCGCCCGATCTCGTCGGCCGACGGGATGTCCACGGGCTCGGCGAGCATGTTGCCGCGGGTCTCGGCCCCGGCGATCGCGTCGTACTGGTGCTCCAGGCCCTCGACGAGGTTGGTGAGCTCCTCGTCGCCCTCGCGGATCTGGCGGTCGATCTCGTTCTGCGTGCGGTGGGCCTCCGTGCGCAGGGAGTGCGCGATGCCCGGCAGGACCAGTCCGGTCGCCGCCGTGACGGCCTCCAGTACGGTCAGGGCCGCGTCCGGGTACGCGGAGCGGGCGATGTAGTGCGGGACGTGCGCGGCGACGCCCAGGACCTCGTGTCCGGCCTCCATGAGCCGGTACTCGATCAGGGCTTCGGCGCTGCCGGGCACCTGCGCCTCGTCGAAGGGGCTGCGGTGGCCCGGGACGAGGTCGATGCGGTTGCCGTGCGGGGTGACGCCGACCGGGCGGGTGTGCGGGACGCCCATCGGGATGCCGTGGAAGTTCACCGACAGGCGTACCCCGAGCCGCTCCACGATCTGCTGGACGGCCGCGGCGAAGCGCTCCCACTCCACGTCCGGCTCAGGCCCGGACAGCAGCAGGAAGGGCGCCCCGGTGGCGTCCTGCACGAGCCGCACCTCGATGGCGGGCACCTCGTACGCGGCCCAGCGGTCGCGCTTGAACGTCAGCAGCGGACGGCGGGCCCGGTAGTCCACCAGCCGGTCGTGGTCGAAGCGGGCGACGAGCTGGTGGGGCAGCGACTCCAGGAGCCCGTCGACGATCTGGTCGCCGGTCTCACCCGCGTCGATGTATCCGTCGAAGTGGTAGAGCATGACAAGGCCGGCCGACTCCTGTGCGAGCGCCATGTCGACGACAGCCAGGCCCTTCGGCTCCCATGCGTACAAACCCTGCGGATCAAGCACTGTGACCGCTCCTCCTCGTGTCCGTACGTCACAACGCCCTTACGGGCGTGGGCATTCCCGGAGGAGGGAATCGTGATCTTGAGAGCAAGGCTGAGGGGCCGCACCTCGAAAGGTACGGCCCCTCAGTCAGGAGCTACTGCTCAGTGAGCGTTCAGCTCTGGCCGCCCGCGAGCTTCTCGCGGAGCGCGGCCAGCGCCTCGTCCGAGGCCAGCGCGCCGGAGTTGTCCGGGCCCTCGGAGGAGTACGAGCCGCCACCGGACGCGGCCGGAGCCGCAGCCTCGCCGCCCTCGGCCGCAGCAGCGGCGTCGGCCTCGCGGGACTTGATGACCTGCTGCTGGTGCTGCTCGAAGCGGGTCTGCGCCTCGGCGTACTGGTTCTCCCACACCTCACGCTGGGATTCGTAGCCCTCGAGCCAGTCGTTGGTCTCGGGGTCGAAGCCCTCGGGGTAGATGTAGTTGCCCTGGTCGTCGTACGACGCGGCCATGCCGTACAGCGTCGGGTCGAACTCGACCGACGCCGGGTCGGCACCGAAGGCCTCGTTGGCCTGCTTCAGCGAGAGGCTGATGCGGCGGCGCTCGAGGTCGATGTCGATGACCTTGACGAAGATCTCGTCGTTGACCTGGACGACCTGCTCCGGGATCTCCACGTGGCGCTCGGCCAGCTCGGAGATGTGGACCAGACCCTCGATGCCCTCGTCCACGCGGACGAACGCACCGAACGGAACCAGCTTGGTGACCTTACCCGGGACGACCTGACCGATCTGGTGGGTCCGGGCGAACTGCTGCCACGGGTCTTCCTGCGTCGCCTTCAGCGACAGGGAGACACGCTCGCGGTCCATGTCGACGTCGAGAACCTCGACGGTGACTTCCTGGCCGACCTCGACAACCTCGGAGGGGTGGTCGATGTGCTTCCAGGAGAGCTCGGAGACGTGCACGAGACCGTCGACGCCACCCAGGTCCACGAAGGCACCGAAGTTGACGATCGAGGAGACGACACCGGAGCGGACCTGACCCTTCTGCAGGGTCGTGAGGAACGTCTGGCGGACCTCGGACTGGGTCTGCTCGAGCCAGGCGCGGCGGGACAGGACCACGTTGTTGCGGTTCTTGTCCAGCTCGATGATCTTCGCCTCGAGCTCCTTGCCCACGTAGGGCTGGAGGTCGCGGACACGGCGCATCTCGACGAGGGAAGCCGGCAGGAAGCCACGGAGGCCGATGTCGAGGATGAGACCACCCTTGACGACCTCGATGACGGTACCGGTGACGATGCCGTCCTCTTCCTTGATCTTCTCGATGGTGCCCCAGGCGCGCTCGTACTGGGCGCGCTTCTTCGAGAGGATCAGGCGGCCTTCCTTGTCCTCCTTCTGGAGAACAAGGGCTTCGATCTCGTCGCCGACCTTGACGACCTCGTTCGGGTCGACGTCGTGCTTGATCGAGAGCTCGCGGCTCGGGATGACACCTTCGGTCTTGTAACCGATGTCGAGCAGGACCTCGTCCCGGTCGACCTTCACGATGACGCCGTCGACGATGTCGCCGTCGTTGAAGTACTTGATCGTCTCGTCGATCGCGGCGAGGAAGGCTTCCTCGTTACCGATGTCGTTGACCGCTACCTGCGGGGTGGTAGTGGTGGTCTCGGTGCTGCTCGTCATGTGGGAAAGGGCTCCGGTACGGACAGTGAGTCGTAGGTACTGCTACGCCGGGAGCCCGTATCGCTCTGAAGAAGCCGGACAGCCAAGGAAGCACCTCACCAACACTGGTGATGGCGCCTCGAAAACCGAGGGGACATACAACAGATGCGAGCGCAGCCTGCTACGTCTGAGGTGCGCAGGCCCGCAGCGCAACTTGTAGCATACGGGGGCAGCCGGGCAGGGTCAATGCGCGAAGCCGCACACCCGGGGCGGATCGCCGCATACCCGGCACAAAACCTGTCTCTTGAGGCCACGCAGGCCTTGGAGCGCCTCTTGCGTGACACCACCGGGAGGGGCCGCGCCATTCAGGTGACGGAAGAGTACGACGAGGGAGCCCATCATCCAAGAGCCCGTATCGCCCGAGATCGCGTCCGACGCCTCCGCCGAAGCGGAGGCCACCCGGCGCGACGCCGGCACCACGGAGAGTTCCCGCGCCAACCGGGGCTGGTGGGACCGCAACGCGGACGAGTACCAGATCGAGCACGGCACGTTCCTCGGTGACGACCGCTTCGTATGGGGCCCCGAGGGCCTGGACGAGGTGGAGGCCGAGCTACTCGGCCCGCCGGAGGACCTCAAGGGCAAGGAAGTCCTGGAGATCGGCGCCGGCGCGGCCCAGTGCTCGCGCTGGCTGACCGCGCAGGGGGCCCGCCCGGTCGCTCTGGACATCTCCCACCGCCAGCTCCAGCACGCCCTGCGCATCGGGGGCGCGTTCCCCCTGGTCTGCGCCGACGCGGGCGCCCTCCCCTTCGCCGACGCCTCCTTCGACCTGGCGTGCTCGGCGTACGGCGCGCTGCCCTTCGTCGCCGACCCGGTGCTGGTGCTGCGGGAGGTGCGGCGGGTGCTGCGGCCGGGCGGACGCTTCGTCTTCTCCGTGACCCACCCCATCCGCTGGGCCTTCCCGGACGAGCCCGGCCCGGAGGGCCTGTCCGTCTCGGCCTCGTACTTCGACCGCACGCCGTACGTGGAACAGGACGACGAGGGCCGCGCGGTGTACGTCGAGCACCACCGCACGGTCGGTGACCGGGTGCGGGACGTCGTGGCCGCGGGGTTCCGGCTGGTGGACCTGGTCGAGCCGGAGTGGCCGGCGTGGAACAACTCGGAGTGGGGCGGCTGGTCGCCGCTGCGCGGGAACCTGATCCCGGGGACGGCGATCTTCGTGTGTGAGCGAAGCGAGATGGGGGCACCCCCGGCCGGAGGCTGGGGGAGAGACTGAGGGCGTGATCCGTTACGACGCCCTGGACTCGCTGCCCGTACGCAGCGCCCTGCCCGGCCTGACCGACGCCCTGGAGGCGCACGGCACCGCGGTGCTCGTCGCGCCGCCCGGCACCGGCAAGACGACCCTGGTGCCGCTGGTCCTGGCAGGGCTGCTCGGCGAGGGACCGGCGCGACGGGTCGTCGTCGCCGAGCCGCGGCGGATCGCGGCCCGGGCCGCCGCGCGGCGGATGGCGTGGCTGCTGGGCGAGAAGGTCGGCGAGAGCGTCGGCTACACCGTGCGCGGGGAGCGGGTCGTCGGGCCACGCACGCGCGTGGAGGTCGTCACGACCGGTGTGCTGCTCCAGCGGTTGCAGCGCGACCAGGAGCTGGCGGGCGTAGACGTGGTGGTGCTCGACGAGTGCCACGAGCGGCATCTGGACGCGGACACGGTGGCCGCGTTCCTGTGGGACGTACGTCAGGCCCTGCGGCCGGAGCTGCGGCTGGTGGCCGCGTCGGCGACGACGGACGCGCAGGGGTGGGCGCGACTGCTGGGTGACGCGCCCGTGGTCGAGGCCGAGGGTGTTTCGCATCCCGTGGAGGTGGTGTGGGCGCCGCCGACGCGTCCCGTACGGCCCCCGCACGGCATGCGCGTCGACCCGGCGCTGCTGACGCAAGTGGCGTCGGTGGTGCGCCGGGCGCTGGCCGAGCGGGCGGGGGATGTGCTGTGTTTCCTGCCGGGTGTGGGCGAGATCGCGCGGGTGGCCGGGCAGCTGGGGAGCCTCGGGGACGTCGAGGTGCTGCAGGTGCACGGGCGGGCGCCGGCGGCCGTGCAGGACGCGGTGCTGGCGGGCGGGGAGCGGCGCCGGGTGGTGCTGGCGACGTCCGTGGCGGAGTCGTCGCTGACGGTTCCCGGGGTGCGGGTCGTCGTCGACTCGGGGCTGGCGCGGGAGCCTCGTGTCGACCACGCGCGCGGGCTGAGCGCGTTGACGACGGTACGGGCCTCGCAGGCGGCCGGGCGGCAGCGGGCGGGGCGGGCCGGGCGTGAGGCGCCGGGGGCGGTGTACCGCTGCTGGGCGGAGGCCGAGGACACGCGTCTGCCGCGGTTCCCGTCGCCGGAGATCAAGGTGGCCGACCTGACCGCGTTCGCGTTGCAGGCGGCGTGCTGGGGCGATCCGGAGGCCGTGGGGCTGGCGCTGCTTGATCCGCCACCGGGCGGGGCCATGGCGGCGGCGCGGGCCACCCTCGAGGGAGTGGGCGCGGTGGACTCCGTCGGCAGGGCCACAAAGCGGGGTGTGCGGCTGGCTCGGCTGGGGCTGCATCCCCGGCTGGGGCGGGCGCTGCTGGACGCGGGTGCCTCGGACCGGGTCGCGGAGGTCGTGGCGCTGCTCAGCGAGGAGGCGCCGCGCGCGTACGGGGACGATCTCGCCGGTGCGTTGCGCGCGGCCCGGAGCGGGGGCGACCCCTACGCTCCACGGTGGCGTGCGGAGGTGCGGCGGCTGCGGGCCATGGCCAAAGATCTTGCGACCGTGCCCACGGGTGACTCTCCTGCCGCGGAGGCCGGGGATCAGCGACTTGCCGGGCTCGTCGCGGCACTCGCCTTCCCCGAACGCGTCGCCAAGGCCGACGGCGGTTCCTACCTCATGGCCTCCGGCACACGCGCCGAGCTCCCCGAGGGATCCGCCCTGCGCGGCGCCCCCTGGATCGCTGTCGCCGTCGCCGATCGACCCGTCGGCAAGGGGCACGCGCGTGTGCAGCTCGCTGCCGCGGTGGACGAGGACATGGCCCGGTCGGCGGCGCCGTCGCTGCACTCCGAGGCCCAGGAGGTCCACTGGGCCGACGGGGACGTCGTCGCACGGCGCGTCGAGCGGCTGGGGGCGATCGAGCTCGCGGTGCGGCCGTTGCGCGACGCGGACCCCGTCCTCGTACGGAACGCGCTGCTCGAAGGTCTACGGCAGGACGGGCTCGGCCTGTTGCGCTGGTCCGCCGACGCCGGCGTCCTGCGGCAGCGGCTGGCCTTTCTGTATGTGCACCTCGGTGCGCCCTGGCCCGACGTCGCCGACGACGCGCTGCACGCGCGCGTGGACGAGTGGTTGGAGCCCGAGCTGAGCCGGGCCCGGCGGCGGGCCGAC contains the following coding sequences:
- a CDS encoding DoxX family protein, whose protein sequence is MSESSVPVTSASAGTPVAESTTARGRRARIALRGLQVLLALFMGIASAVPKLVAHSSAADMFDELGWGSAGMYTIGALELAGAVALLIPVLQSVAAMAFIGLMVGAFVVQIAAFDGQYAATPLILIVPFALIAWARRDSNAELLRLLRRRA
- a CDS encoding acyltransferase domain-containing protein; this encodes MLPHTDELAEVLLDLGVPHEDVNGLVRMRRRVTDDPELRQILERSVGELVEGMGEVGRPVDLPDLDWASGALQRCFPVYVFVAALPYTRAYHRERGIPADVSRRTLADLGRNMAVYRRRYGRVGVQAPWWLTHHFRGELYQLGRLQFERARLGQRTGTRLAAAGLDAGPHSRCLTLHIPDFQGPLSPAAVDRSLALAREFFARHFPDERYRTATCHSWLLDPQLRKYLPGDANIVRFQERFSVAREDTEPADTEPVQFVFGDPELPVESLPRRTVVERAVGDHLRAGGHWYIGHGWLAFGGSG
- a CDS encoding DUF6343 family protein, which codes for MRTGSEPTTARSALRARFWLCVWGLVWAIFGTAAFSLAGRPGWAAACGVLWLVVTVDMAMVLRHIRQGPHYQPGRDIPPYRPPENRSYRPRPPDDNRHP
- a CDS encoding tetratricopeptide repeat protein, with amino-acid sequence MPETSGSTGRTPETHVIDFRAAEQLLAARDPRGAVKLLDGVIAVHPENTAARLLRARAFFAAAQLRPAELEFTIVLEREPDNAFAHFALARTYERQGRPDQAKRHFRLAAALDPNPDYLKAARFDA
- the coaE gene encoding dephospho-CoA kinase; the encoded protein is MLKVGLTGGIGAGKSEVSRLLVECGAVLIDADRIAREVVAPGTPGLAAVVEAFGEDVLTEDGSLDRPKLGSIVFADPDRLAVLNSIVHPLVGARSRELEEAAAEDAVVIHDVPLLTENGLAPLYDVVVVVDAGPETQLDRLVRLRGMTEEDARARMAAQSTREKRREIADIVIDNDVPLEELQRRVKDVWAELVRRAHGAQGDR
- a CDS encoding PAC2 family protein, which translates into the protein MLDPQGLYAWEPKGLAVVDMALAQESAGLVMLYHFDGYIDAGETGDQIVDGLLESLPHQLVARFDHDRLVDYRARRPLLTFKRDRWAAYEVPAIEVRLVQDATGAPFLLLSGPEPDVEWERFAAAVQQIVERLGVRLSVNFHGIPMGVPHTRPVGVTPHGNRIDLVPGHRSPFDEAQVPGSAEALIEYRLMEAGHEVLGVAAHVPHYIARSAYPDAALTVLEAVTAATGLVLPGIAHSLRTEAHRTQNEIDRQIREGDEELTNLVEGLEHQYDAIAGAETRGNMLAEPVDIPSADEIGREFERFLAEREGDN
- the rpsA gene encoding 30S ribosomal protein S1 is translated as MTSSTETTTTTPQVAVNDIGNEEAFLAAIDETIKYFNDGDIVDGVIVKVDRDEVLLDIGYKTEGVIPSRELSIKHDVDPNEVVKVGDEIEALVLQKEDKEGRLILSKKRAQYERAWGTIEKIKEEDGIVTGTVIEVVKGGLILDIGLRGFLPASLVEMRRVRDLQPYVGKELEAKIIELDKNRNNVVLSRRAWLEQTQSEVRQTFLTTLQKGQVRSGVVSSIVNFGAFVDLGGVDGLVHVSELSWKHIDHPSEVVEVGQEVTVEVLDVDMDRERVSLSLKATQEDPWQQFARTHQIGQVVPGKVTKLVPFGAFVRVDEGIEGLVHISELAERHVEIPEQVVQVNDEIFVKVIDIDLERRRISLSLKQANEAFGADPASVEFDPTLYGMAASYDDQGNYIYPEGFDPETNDWLEGYESQREVWENQYAEAQTRFEQHQQQVIKSREADAAAAAEGGEAAAPAASGGGSYSSEGPDNSGALASDEALAALREKLAGGQS
- a CDS encoding class I SAM-dependent methyltransferase, with translation MIQEPVSPEIASDASAEAEATRRDAGTTESSRANRGWWDRNADEYQIEHGTFLGDDRFVWGPEGLDEVEAELLGPPEDLKGKEVLEIGAGAAQCSRWLTAQGARPVALDISHRQLQHALRIGGAFPLVCADAGALPFADASFDLACSAYGALPFVADPVLVLREVRRVLRPGGRFVFSVTHPIRWAFPDEPGPEGLSVSASYFDRTPYVEQDDEGRAVYVEHHRTVGDRVRDVVAAGFRLVDLVEPEWPAWNNSEWGGWSPLRGNLIPGTAIFVCERSEMGAPPAGGWGRD
- the hrpB gene encoding ATP-dependent helicase HrpB codes for the protein MIRYDALDSLPVRSALPGLTDALEAHGTAVLVAPPGTGKTTLVPLVLAGLLGEGPARRVVVAEPRRIAARAAARRMAWLLGEKVGESVGYTVRGERVVGPRTRVEVVTTGVLLQRLQRDQELAGVDVVVLDECHERHLDADTVAAFLWDVRQALRPELRLVAASATTDAQGWARLLGDAPVVEAEGVSHPVEVVWAPPTRPVRPPHGMRVDPALLTQVASVVRRALAERAGDVLCFLPGVGEIARVAGQLGSLGDVEVLQVHGRAPAAVQDAVLAGGERRRVVLATSVAESSLTVPGVRVVVDSGLAREPRVDHARGLSALTTVRASQAAGRQRAGRAGREAPGAVYRCWAEAEDTRLPRFPSPEIKVADLTAFALQAACWGDPEAVGLALLDPPPGGAMAAARATLEGVGAVDSVGRATKRGVRLARLGLHPRLGRALLDAGASDRVAEVVALLSEEAPRAYGDDLAGALRAARSGGDPYAPRWRAEVRRLRAMAKDLATVPTGDSPAAEAGDQRLAGLVAALAFPERVAKADGGSYLMASGTRAELPEGSALRGAPWIAVAVADRPVGKGHARVQLAAAVDEDMARSAAPSLHSEAQEVHWADGDVVARRVERLGAIELAVRPLRDADPVLVRNALLEGLRQDGLGLLRWSADAGVLRQRLAFLYVHLGAPWPDVADDALHARVDEWLEPELSRARRRADLARIDAGAALARLLPWAAGEAGRLDELAPERITVPSGSRIPIDYGNPEQPVLAVKLQEMFGLHESPSVAGVPVLVHLLSPAGRPAAVTADLASFWRDGYKGVRAELRGRYPKHPWPEDPAAAEPTRHTNARLRR